In Plodia interpunctella isolate USDA-ARS_2022_Savannah chromosome 22, ilPloInte3.2, whole genome shotgun sequence, the following proteins share a genomic window:
- the Nsun2 gene encoding tRNA (cytosine(34)-C(5))-methyltransferase, with translation MFNFSFTQKRFVTLGSYLKRMGRRNRNVNKFAQRKRDRKEQEKNPQEQPAGDNRKHYEDIVRENAAFEEYYKTQKVCPEEEWPTFMKSLKENLPTAFRITGSKCEADALLGIVKSQYFSELLNMKLKVDGTDEEEEIKPINLPWYPSGLAWQLRLSRSDIRRNEALYRLHNFLVAETAAGGVSRQETVSMIPPVVLDVQPHHKVLDMCAAPGSKTAQLIEFLHADEDKMPTGFVMANDVDNSRCYMLVHQAKRLNSPCILITNHDSAVMPSLVVTDDKDPSTSKPLKFDRILCDVPCSGDATLRKNPDIWLKWSTGNGNNLHGIQYRVLRRGCELLAIGGRLVYSTCSFNPVENEAVIHRILQESGDSLELVEVKDMLPGLKFHKGMSHWRPASKDMVFYDKYEDVPEKWQTVVRPQMFPPKPDEIDKYHLDRCVRILPHHQDTGGFFVAVFEKKSQLPWEKEIKETETPKEEKKEPPKKKRRMGGYREDPFVFFSGEKEDVFPSIKDYYDLKPEFEPTCLLTRCYVGKKKNIYLVSPIVKDVVQKNESSIKIINTGVKTFVRCDNKNMVCPFRLSQEGLQSISPLIGPKRRLQIPKEDLIRVLQNDNPSKPPDVKLFTEHTQELIKDFATGSCVLEYKDRESSLALTVVGWRGARSLRAYAAAAGAVHCLRLLRADYSKYDINKFKKASEVPQGDADTSEATETTVANDIDEPQSYSENGAKNGEKMAVDDAGSSNL, from the exons GAGAAGAATCCTCAAGAACAGCCTGCTGGTGACAATCGTAAGCATTACGAAGACATAGTAAGAGAAAATGCTGCTTTTGAAGAATATTATAAG acTCAAAAGGTCTGTCCAGAGGAAGAGTGGCCAACATTCATGAAGTCACTCAAAGAAAACCTGCCGACCGCCTTCCGAATCACTGGATCGAAATGTGAAGCTGATGCTTTGCTTGGGATTGTTAAGAGCCAATACTTCTCTGAGCTGCTAAATATGAAGCTGAAGGTTGACGGCACTGATGAGGAGGAGGAGATTAAGCCTATTAATTTGCCTTG GTACCCATCTGGCCTGGCGTGGCAGCTCCGTCTCTCTCGCTCGGACATTCGCCGTAATGAAGCTCTCTACCGGCTTCATAATTTCCTGGTAGCTGAGACCGCAGCAGGGGGGGTCTCGAGGCAAGAGACTGTGTCTATGATACCACCCGTTGTCCTTGATGTTCAACCACACCATAAG GTGTTAGACATGTGTGCTGCCCCAGGGTCGAAAACCGCTCAGCTGATTGAGTTCTTACATGCCGATGAAGATAAAATGCCTACAG GTTTTGTAATGGCCAATGATGTAGACAACAGCCGCTGCTACATGCTGGTGCACCAAGCCAAGAGGCTGAACTCTCCCTGCATACTGATCACGAACCACGACTCTGCTGTCATGCCGTCTCTCGTCGTTACTGATGATAAG gATCCGTCGACAAGTAAACCGTTGAAGTTCGACCGAATATTGTGCGACGTGCCGTGCTCGGGCGACGCGACGCTGCGCAAGAACCCCGACATCTGGCTCAAGTGGTCCACCGGCAACGGGAATAACCTTCACGG CATACAATACAGAGTCCTTCGTCGCGGTTGCGAACTCCTCGCAATCGGTGGGCGCCTGGTATATTCCACCTGTTCCTTCAACCCTGTGGAAAACGAGGCTGTGATACACAGGATATTGCAAGAGTCTGGAGACAGCTTAGAGCTAGTGGAAGTTAAGGATATGTTGCCGGGACTTAAGTTCCATAAAG GCATGAGCCACTGGCGGCCCGCGTCCAAAGACATGGTGTTCTACGACAAATACGAAGATGTGCCAGAGAAATGGCAGACAGTGGTCCGGCCACAGATGTTCCCGCCCAAACCGGACGAAATTGACAAATATCATCTGGACAGATG TGTAAGAATACTACCCCATCATCAAGACACAGGCGGTTTCTTCGTGGCAGTGTTCGAAAAAAAATCCCAACTACCGTGGGAGAAAGAGATAAAAGAGACGGAAACGCCCAAAGAAGAGAAGAAAGAACCGCCCAAAAAGAAACGAAGAATGGGCGGTTACAGGGAAGATCCGTTCGTGTTCTTCTCCGGGGAAAAAGAAGACGTATTCCCTTCTATTAAGGACTATTATGACTTGAAGCCGGAGTTTGAACCGACTTGCTTATTGACCAGATGTTATGTGGggaagaagaagaacataTATCTAGTGTCGCCGATAGTGAAGGATGTTGTGCAAAAGAATGAATCGAGTATAAAGATCATTAACACTGGTGTTAAGACGTTTGTGAGATGTGATAATAAGAATATGGTGTGTCCGTTTAG gttATCCCAAGAAGGCCTGCAGAGTATATCTCCCTTGATCGGACCCAAACGTCGATTGCAGATACCGAAGGAAGACCTAATACGAGTGCTGCAGAATGACAACCCGAGTAAACCCCCAGACGTCAAACTTTTCACTGAACACACGCAGGAGCTTATCAAAGATTTTG cGACCGGCAGCTGCGTCCTAGAATACAAAGACCGGGAGTCGAGCCTGGCGCTGACAGTAGTGGGCTGGCGCGGCGCGCGGTCGCTGCGCGCGTACGCCGCTGCGGCCGGCGCCGTGCACTGCTTGCGGCTGCTGCGCGCTGACTACAGCAAATACG atataaataaattcaaaaaggcGTCAGAAGTGCCCCAAGGGGACGCGGACACGTCCGAAGCGACTGAAACAACGGTAGCTAATGACATTGATGAGCCGCAGTCTTACAGTGAAAATGGCGCGAAAAATGGCGAAAAAATGGCGGTAGATGACGCGGGATCCAGTAATTTATAG